Sequence from the Parvicella tangerina genome:
AAGTTGTACGAACGTATGATGATAAAGGAAACGTATTGACTTTTCAGTTGAATCAAGAAGAAGCTGTTTTGTATAGTCAAAAGATGAAGTATGATGAGGAAGATCGAATTGTCAAAATCACAGAGTTCGATAAGGAAGGTGTTCCTCAGGTCATTACCAATTACACCTACAATGAAAGTGGTAAGTTGATCATTGATGAGCAGGTGGATGCAATTGGTAATATCCTCGAGAAGAAAGTGTTTGTATATGATGAGAAGGGTAATAATACCGTGCAAACAATCTATGGGACAGATGGTCAGGTTGTTGAGAAGAACTTCCTGAAGAAATATGATGAAAATGGTAATGCACAGCTCATTGAGAAATTCGATAAAAACGATTCACTAATTGTGACCTATCATTACGAGTATGATGACAAAGGCAAAGAAGTGAAAAGCATCATTTATAATGGAATTGGACAGATTGTTCGTCAGAGCATGGCAACATTGGATGCACATGGTGATGAGATCATGTATGAAGTTTACGAGGGAGGTAAAGGATTAGTAGGGAAAGATGAGCGTAAGTATAATGAACAGCATCAGGAGATCGAATTAATCGTTTACGATAACAAAGAAAAACAGATCAAAAGAAAAGTTAGTCATTACAATGATCATGGTTTGCTAAGTGAAGTGATTTCCTATGACAAGATTGATGAACCTTTGTTTCGGATGACTTTTGATTACACCTTTCATAAATAGCCTATCATAGCCAGTGCTGAGTCTATCTGTTCCTTTTCTCAGGATTTTCATTACACAGATAGTTACTCCTCAATAGGAAGTTCAGTCAGCATGTTTAACTTAAACTACACATTATGAAAAACTATCTAACATTATTTTCTTTAACTATGCTTTTGTTTGCATCTTGCAATAACACTTCAGAAGAAGAGCAAGACACCGGTCAGATCATTTCTTCAACAGATTCAAAACCTCAGTTAACATCGGGAATAACCCCTCCTGTTGAAGGACTCAATGTTCCTTTTATGCAAAAGAAGCTAAATGCTGAAGCTGGAGGTGCATTCGTTTATGAGACGGGGTCAATCGTTACTTTTCCTGAAAATGCCGTGCTGCATAAAGATGGTTCTCCAGTAAAGGGTGAAATAGATGTAGCCTATCGTGAATTTCAAGATCCCGTTGACATGTATTTTTCTGGCATTCCTATGCATTATGACTCTATGGAAACTACCTATAATTTCGTTTCTGCTGGAATGTGTGAGCTCAAAGCCTATCAGAATGGAGAAGAACTCATCGTTAACCCAGCATCAAAACCTGCTGTAGATATGGTGTCTAAAGATGCTGATCCAGTTCATAATCTATATTATTATGACGAGTCAGCGCAAAAGTGGCTACCTAAAGGCAAGCCGACTATTGACGAGCTGAAGGAGGCTACGGATCAACCAGAGCTTGCTGAAGCACTTCCAGTCAAACCTCAAAAAGCAGACCCTGAGAAGTATAGCTTCTACATTAGCATTGAAGATCTTGGAGGTGAATTTCAAGGTTTTGACAATATGCACTTTCAGATAGCGGATGAAGAAAAAAATTATAATCCGGCTGATGCAAGTATCAAATGGTACACGGTGAATGTAAAAAAATCTCCCAAGCTTAAAGGAAAATATTTGGTTTCCTTCTCAAATGCTACACAGAGCAGGACATACATCACTGACCCTGTATTTAGTGAAGAAGAATATGATAAAGCAATGGCTACTTATAATCAGATCATGAAAGAGAAAGCGGAGGAGATTAAAAAAATGGAAGAAGAGGTAGCTGCTTGGGAAAAAGAGCAAGCATTGATCTTAAAGCAGAATCGAATCATTGACTCAATCAATCAACAGGCGAAAGCGGAAATGGAAGCTTATCAAAATGTGGTTAAAGGCGTTGAATTAAGTGAGTCTGGAGAAAGTACAGACATTAGAGATGTTGCGTTTAGGCAAGGAGAGTATTCGATTACAAGAGGAATGGAAGTGGATGGATTCGGTGTTTGGAATTGTGATAACCCTGTGTTTTTGGATGGTTATGTGGATACAGAAGTGAAGTTTGAAGGTATATCCAATGAAGTAGATGGAGTGGCTATAAACCGAGTTTTTTCAGTGATTTACAAAAAGAAAAACAGCGTATTTGGAAACAATATTGACACGTACCGAAACCTGCCTAACGTACCAGAAATCATCTTTTTTGTGGATAACAAAGTTCTCTACTATGGTGCTAACAACGACAATAAAGAACTAGCTGAAATTAAACTCCATCAATTAGATGTTTCCAGCATAAGTTATAAGGATATCAAGAAAAAATTGATCGGTAGTTAATCGGTAAAATCAGTAAGGCCTACTGGAGATATAACTGCATCTAGCGGAATATCCCAGGGGTCTTTTTTTATGGTTTCATGAATTGGTTCGAATAGAGATACGCCAATCTTTTTGGTTTCAGTGGGTAGTTGAGCTAGAAAACCATCGTAAAAACCTTGGCCATAACCAATTCTATTTCCGCTGTCATCCACACATAACAACGGAACAACAACGATATCTAACACCGATAGATCAACTGGCTTGATGGGGGAGGGAACAACTGTTCCGTAAACTCCGGGTTTAAAAGTAGTAGTCGAATCAAACCATGAGTGCTCAAGTCGCTTAGGCTTAAAAAAAGTCAATGATGTTGCCGTTTGAATGTCTTGTTGCCAACAGTACTCTATAAAACTCCAGATGTTAATTTCCTTACTGTTTGGAAGAGGAATAAAGACATGCACGTGCTTCGTTGTATCATTCAAATGATTAATTAGCAGTTGATTGATTTTTGCAGAAGCCTCCGCAATTTGGTTTTCAGAGCAGACCCTTCTTCGGTCAAGGTAATATTGTCTTAGTTCCTGCTTGGTCATTGAAAAATACTACTTTCTATAAGTGCCTCTAGTTTAATGCTTCTTGACCCTTTAAGCAAAACAAGGTGATTCTTGATCTTTTCATACGCTCCGGGGTTACTCAGGAAGTCCTCTACTTTTGAAAAGGAAGTATGTCCATCAGAAGCTACTTTTGAGAATTCATCGCCAATCAATACCGTTTTAATACCGTGCTGATCTATCCAATCAATGATGGCTTGATGTTCATCTTCCGAAATGCTCCCAAGCTCCTTCATGTCTCCAATGATCGCCAACTTGTTATCTCCTTCCATATCTTTAAAATTCTCCAGAGCACGTTGCATACTGGTTGGATTAGCATTATAGCAATCAACGATTAGGGTGCATGAATTGACTGTAGAAATCTGTGAACGATTATTGTTGGGAACATAAGAACGAAGTGCTTGATTGATTTCTTCGGGTTCTACATCAAAAAAGAGGCCTATACAAATGGCAGCGGTAAAATTCATTTTGTTATAACTACCAACCAAGTTTGTTTTAATTACTGGGGATTCATAGTCTGATGCTCGCCACTTAAAAGCTAGCAGTGGGTTTAGCGCAGTAACTTCACTTTTAACCTGCCCTGTTGAGCCATAGGTTATCAGATCGCAAGCTGGAGCATTCTTTAACAAGATCTTGTCATCGGCATTTATAAAGATGGTTCCCTGAATACCCTCGATGGCATCATACATCTCCGTTTTTGTTTTGATCACGCCTTCGTAAGAGCCAAAACCTTCAATATGAGCTTTGCCAATATTGGTAATAATGCCATGGGTTGGTTCTGCTATTGCACACAATTCATCGATGTCACCAGGTTTGCTAGCCCCCATTTCAATCACTGCAATTTCATGTTGACTGGTCATTCTTAGAAGGGTAAAAGGGACTCCTAAGTGATTGTTTAAATTGCCCTGTGTTACTAATGTGTTGTACTTCTTTTGTAAGACTGCTGCGATCAATTCTTTAGTGGTAGTTTTTCCGTTGCTACCCGTAATACCAATTACTGGGATATCAAACTGCTTTCTGTGATGATTTGCAAGGTCCTGCAAAGCGATCAAAACATCTTTAACAAGAATCGTGTTATCTGAGTTGTACTTTTCTTCATCAATAACGACATATTTCGCTCCACTCTCTAGTGCTTGTTGAGCAAATTCATTCCCATTAAAATTCTCACCCTTCAATGCAAAAAATAAACTTCCCTCAACGATATTTCTGGTGTCGGTACAAATCTTCTGTTCGCACGATAAAAAAAGCTGATATATTTCTGCTGTTGTCATACTAATTGGTTTACAGAATACAATTTTACATTTTTTATTCTTACCAAATTTCTAGGGCGTATTTCAGTTATAAATAGCCCATTGTTATTAGTAAGTCCTAAACGAAGAACTGTAAATAAATTCTTACCTTCGTATTCTTATAAGATTAACTATCTTTCCATAAACCTGAACCACGTGATAAAGAAAATTAAAACACTCTCGTATTACTTAGTTTTATTGGTATTTATAGCTTTTTTTAGCTTGAGTAAACAAGCACAAATAACAGCTCCACATATTACCAACTACACTACCAAAGATTATGGTGCGTTAAAATCTCCTGAGGTTTGGTCTATCGCTCAAGGAGATGACGGACTAATGTATTTCGGATTTGTGAATGAGATTGGGGTTTTTGATGGTGAAACCTGGAGCTTCATAGCACTTGAGAACACGCTGAACATTACATCGTTGGATTATCACGAGGGGAGATTATACTTTGGTGCTTATGGTAAGTTCGGTTACCTGGAAGCTAATGAACATGGAGACTTGTCGACTACCTTACTTTCTAAAGACGCTGGTGTATTCAGCAATGTGTGGCGTATTCATTACTTAAACGGGGTGACCTACTTTCAATCTTACGAGGGAATCTTTGCTTATAACGGAGAAAAAGTAGAGTCCATCTTGCCTAAAACCAGTTTTCATCTTTCCTTTACTTGTAATAATAAATTATTTGTAAGACAGCGTGATGTGGGGCTCATGCAAGTTAATGGGCTCACCCCAGAATTGATTAATTCGCATCCAATTCTTAAAGAATATGGTTTGTTTGAGGCTTTTCAGGTCAGTGACAAAGATGCTTTTATTGTAACCATGGAGAAGGGGTTGCAAAAAACTTCTGCAGACCTCTCAGGCTCTTTGTCCTATCTCTGCCCAGATACTTGTTCTGTATTTACAAACAAAGGGATTATTGGAGGTGTTCAATTATCTAATAATCTTTTCGCATTATATTCTGCTAATCACGGATGCTACTTTACCAATGCTTTCGGAGATTATCAAGGAAGAATAGGACAGTTTTCTGGACTAGCTTCAGACGAGGTAAAAGATGCGTACGTAGATGATAATGGAAAACTATGGCTAGCTACTGGAAACGGCATAGCCAAGGTTGAAGTAATGGAGCCTCTGGAGTTCATAGGGGAAGACTTTGGTGTGAATGGAAACGTGCAATGTCTGGCTAAGTTCAAAGGACAGAAATTCGTAGGAACATCTTTAGGTCTGGTGAAGGAGGATACTAATAGGACTTTGTTCTTTAAAGAAACAAGTTTAAAGCAGCAGGTCTGGGATATTCAAGTAGTAGAAGACAAACTATTCATAGCCACATCAGGTGGGCTTTTTGAGACCATGGATGGTGAGAATTATACAATTAAATACGGAGGAAACTTTAATCAGATCTACTATGATGAATTAAACAAATTTCTAATTGTTGCAGGGGAGGATCAAACAATGATCTTAGATGGTTTTGCCAATTGGGGAGTATTCAGTTATACGGCATTCTCTGGGGGTAACAAAACTAATGTGGTTTATGATCAAAAGAACAATTGTTATTGGGTAGGATCAAGCACTGGGGGAATCTTGAAAATAACATTTGACGGGTTTGAGTTCAATTACAAAATATACGGATTGCAGGAGGGAGAAGGGTTAAGAGTTGGTGAACCAATAATACCTTTCGATATTGAAGGTTCTGCGCTATTTGGAACACCTCTAGATTTATTGGAGTTTACTAATGAGCAAGAAGCTATGGAAGAGCTGAAGTCTTCTGGAGCATGGAATGATACCATGATTAATTATCCAGAGTTTTATCCTGGGTCATTTTTCGAAGCTGAAAAGTATTTCTTAGGATCATCAAAAAACTATCAGTACTACCTTGAAGCAGGTGTAGGTATTCTCATTGGAGTCGTAGACAACAAAGTGGGGGTGTTCAATGAAGGAGAATTTGATGTTTCAAAGTTCAATACACTTAAATTAGGAAGGATAAACTTTCTGCAGATCGAAGAAGAAGGCATGTATGTTGGGGGATCTGGAGGTATGGCACTTGTAGACCTGCTCACATTACTAAACGCAGATAGCGTTGTTAGAAATGTACACGTAAACATCAGAGAAATCACTTACAACGATTCATTATCAGTTGGTACGTATGGAGACTTTAAGCATTTACAAGTTCCCTACAATAGAAATAACATCAATTTCAAAATAGCCTCTACAACAATTCATAACAGCACCAAACCACTTTATTCATGGAGGCTTGTGGGTGATAATGATAGTTGGAGCGAGTGGAGTAGTAATACCGTGCTAAGTTTTAAGAACTTACATGAAGGAAAGTACAAACTAGAGGTCAAAGCAAAAGACGCTTTTGGTAATGTCAGTGAGGTAAAAAGCTTTTCCTTCGAGGTGGAAACTCCATGGTACCGAACTACCTGGGCTTATCTGTTATATTTATTACTATTTATTGTTGTTGTCTATTTGGCCATCGTTCTGGGTAGAGCAAGGTTGAAAGCTCAAAATCAACGACTAGAAGAGACGGTTCAAGAGAGAACAGAAGAGATCAGGCATAAGAACGCTGAGCTGGAGCACTCTTACATGGAGATAGCTGAACAAAAACAAGAAATTACTGACAGTATCAATTATGCACAGCGAATTCAACAAGCAATTTTACCCTTAGAAGAGAATATCGAGCAATATATCTCAGAGTACTTCGTGCTTTTTCAACCTAAGGATATTGTCTCGGGAGACTTTTATTGGTTTGCCAATACCAATGGAAGGAGCATCTTTGTTTGTGCAGACTGTACCGGACATGGCGTTCCTGGCGCATTCATGAGCATGATCGGTTCGGATAAGCTAAACCAAGCCATTTTAGAAGGACAATTAACCAATCCAGCAGATATTCTCAGCTTTGTGAACGTAGGTATAAAAAGAGCGTTGCGTCAAAATGAAGAAGCTGAAAATGCTTCCAGAGATGGAATGGATGCCACAATTGTTTCCATCGATAAACAAAACATGAACCTTCAGGTATCCGGTGCTCACAACTCACTGGTCTTAATTCGTGATGGTGAACTTACAGAGTTTAAAACAACCAAGGTAGCTGTAGCCGGGTTTACTCCAGAAGATCAAGTGTATGATCTTACGGAATACGACCTTAAAGAAGGGGATTGTCTCTACATGACGACCGATGGTTATGTAGATCAGTTCGGTGGACCTAAAGGCAAGAAGCTTAAATCAGCAGTTTATAAACGAATGTTACTTGAGATTTGGCAAAAGCCAATGGATGAGCAGCGTGAATACCTGAGTAACTATATGAAAGAGTGGATGGGCGATCATGAACAAATTGATGATATTTGTGTGGTGGGGATCAAGGTCTAAATCTTGTTCTCCATGAAATGCTTTTTAACTTGTTTGAATGAAGTATTCAAAAGGTTACATTCGGATAAAAGGTGATAAAATCAAGATCACATTTAATGAAAATAGGTCTGATCGATCTGTAAGATTTAGTACTGATGACATTAAAGAGTTTGCCACATTTCGAAAAAGAAATACGGTTGATATCAATAAATGGGTTCTAGGAGGCATATTCTTAGCAGTATTGATCTTGTGGATTATATTGAGCGAGAATTTAGGATATAAAGAGGAGTTTAAAAAGTATGATGTTATCGTGATGCCTGCAACAATTATACTCTTCTTTACAACACTCTTTATTGATATTTTGGGAGATACTTACTTTGTTAGACACTTGATTCGTCTGCTCTTTTTT
This genomic interval carries:
- a CDS encoding 5-formyltetrahydrofolate cyclo-ligase — its product is MTKQELRQYYLDRRRVCSENQIAEASAKINQLLINHLNDTTKHVHVFIPLPNSKEINIWSFIEYCWQQDIQTATSLTFFKPKRLEHSWFDSTTTFKPGVYGTVVPSPIKPVDLSVLDIVVVPLLCVDDSGNRIGYGQGFYDGFLAQLPTETKKIGVSLFEPIHETIKKDPWDIPLDAVISPVGLTDFTD
- a CDS encoding UDP-N-acetylmuramoyl-tripeptide--D-alanyl-D-alanine ligase, with protein sequence MTTAEIYQLFLSCEQKICTDTRNIVEGSLFFALKGENFNGNEFAQQALESGAKYVVIDEEKYNSDNTILVKDVLIALQDLANHHRKQFDIPVIGITGSNGKTTTKELIAAVLQKKYNTLVTQGNLNNHLGVPFTLLRMTSQHEIAVIEMGASKPGDIDELCAIAEPTHGIITNIGKAHIEGFGSYEGVIKTKTEMYDAIEGIQGTIFINADDKILLKNAPACDLITYGSTGQVKSEVTALNPLLAFKWRASDYESPVIKTNLVGSYNKMNFTAAICIGLFFDVEPEEINQALRSYVPNNNRSQISTVNSCTLIVDCYNANPTSMQRALENFKDMEGDNKLAIIGDMKELGSISEDEHQAIIDWIDQHGIKTVLIGDEFSKVASDGHTSFSKVEDFLSNPGAYEKIKNHLVLLKGSRSIKLEALIESSIFQ
- a CDS encoding SpoIIE family protein phosphatase, which encodes MSKQAQITAPHITNYTTKDYGALKSPEVWSIAQGDDGLMYFGFVNEIGVFDGETWSFIALENTLNITSLDYHEGRLYFGAYGKFGYLEANEHGDLSTTLLSKDAGVFSNVWRIHYLNGVTYFQSYEGIFAYNGEKVESILPKTSFHLSFTCNNKLFVRQRDVGLMQVNGLTPELINSHPILKEYGLFEAFQVSDKDAFIVTMEKGLQKTSADLSGSLSYLCPDTCSVFTNKGIIGGVQLSNNLFALYSANHGCYFTNAFGDYQGRIGQFSGLASDEVKDAYVDDNGKLWLATGNGIAKVEVMEPLEFIGEDFGVNGNVQCLAKFKGQKFVGTSLGLVKEDTNRTLFFKETSLKQQVWDIQVVEDKLFIATSGGLFETMDGENYTIKYGGNFNQIYYDELNKFLIVAGEDQTMILDGFANWGVFSYTAFSGGNKTNVVYDQKNNCYWVGSSTGGILKITFDGFEFNYKIYGLQEGEGLRVGEPIIPFDIEGSALFGTPLDLLEFTNEQEAMEELKSSGAWNDTMINYPEFYPGSFFEAEKYFLGSSKNYQYYLEAGVGILIGVVDNKVGVFNEGEFDVSKFNTLKLGRINFLQIEEEGMYVGGSGGMALVDLLTLLNADSVVRNVHVNIREITYNDSLSVGTYGDFKHLQVPYNRNNINFKIASTTIHNSTKPLYSWRLVGDNDSWSEWSSNTVLSFKNLHEGKYKLEVKAKDAFGNVSEVKSFSFEVETPWYRTTWAYLLYLLLFIVVVYLAIVLGRARLKAQNQRLEETVQERTEEIRHKNAELEHSYMEIAEQKQEITDSINYAQRIQQAILPLEENIEQYISEYFVLFQPKDIVSGDFYWFANTNGRSIFVCADCTGHGVPGAFMSMIGSDKLNQAILEGQLTNPADILSFVNVGIKRALRQNEEAENASRDGMDATIVSIDKQNMNLQVSGAHNSLVLIRDGELTEFKTTKVAVAGFTPEDQVYDLTEYDLKEGDCLYMTTDGYVDQFGGPKGKKLKSAVYKRMLLEIWQKPMDEQREYLSNYMKEWMGDHEQIDDICVVGIKV